Proteins from a single region of bacterium:
- a CDS encoding acyl-CoA dehydrogenase family protein: MFELEFTPAEEAFRRELRDFLAQHLPAERPPEDEEARREYQRRWQQTLAGGGWVGIQWPREHGGRAASLNEQIIFTEEMARVRAPEILDAVAVNIVGSVLLHAGTDAQKRRFLPRILPADEVWCLGFSEPNAGSDLASLRCRAVRDGDEWVVSGQKVWSSKAHFADWLLLLVRTDPDVPRHKGITCLVVDMHAPGVTWRPLVQISGRREFNEVFLEEVRVPVADTVGAVNAGWPLIRAALAHERGTLWAFDFKIRLQNGARALCDLYRRAAAGDGGRTDLAALRGQVAQAWIESQVFAAHTLRLLPKLHAGDAGADAALQKLFGSEVQQRACELAMQLEGPWAQLGVGEAQALDAGEPQERYLYSRSVTISSGTSEVLRGLIAQQALGLPRG; encoded by the coding sequence ATGTTCGAGCTCGAGTTCACGCCGGCCGAAGAGGCGTTTCGCCGCGAGCTGCGCGACTTCCTCGCGCAGCACCTGCCGGCGGAGCGGCCGCCCGAGGACGAGGAGGCCCGGCGCGAGTACCAGCGACGCTGGCAGCAGACGCTCGCCGGCGGCGGCTGGGTCGGCATCCAATGGCCGCGCGAGCACGGCGGCCGCGCCGCGTCGCTGAACGAGCAGATCATCTTCACCGAGGAGATGGCGCGGGTCCGCGCGCCGGAGATCCTCGACGCCGTCGCCGTGAACATCGTCGGGTCCGTGCTGCTGCACGCCGGGACCGATGCGCAGAAGCGCCGCTTCCTGCCGCGCATCCTGCCGGCCGACGAGGTGTGGTGTCTCGGCTTCTCGGAGCCCAACGCCGGCAGCGATCTCGCCTCGCTGCGCTGCCGCGCCGTGCGCGACGGCGACGAGTGGGTCGTCAGCGGCCAGAAGGTGTGGTCGAGCAAGGCGCACTTCGCCGACTGGCTGCTGCTGCTCGTGCGCACCGATCCCGACGTGCCGCGGCACAAGGGCATCACCTGTCTCGTCGTCGACATGCACGCGCCCGGCGTCACCTGGCGGCCGCTGGTGCAGATCAGCGGCCGGCGCGAGTTCAACGAGGTGTTCCTGGAAGAGGTGCGGGTCCCGGTCGCCGACACCGTCGGCGCGGTGAACGCGGGCTGGCCGCTGATCCGCGCGGCGCTGGCGCACGAGCGCGGCACGCTGTGGGCGTTCGATTTCAAGATCCGCCTGCAGAACGGCGCGCGTGCGCTCTGCGACCTCTATCGCCGCGCCGCCGCCGGCGACGGCGGCCGCACCGACCTCGCGGCGCTGCGCGGGCAGGTGGCGCAGGCGTGGATCGAGTCGCAGGTGTTCGCGGCGCACACGCTGCGCCTCCTGCCGAAGCTGCACGCCGGCGACGCCGGGGCCGACGCCGCACTGCAGAAGCTCTTCGGCAGCGAGGTGCAGCAGCGTGCCTGCGAGCTGGCGATGCAGCTCGAAGGCCCGTGGGCGCAGCTCGGCGTCGGCGAGGCGCAGGCCCTCGACGCCGGCGAGCCCCAGGAGCGCTACCTCTACTCGCGCTCGGTGACGATCTCGTCGGGCACCTCCGAGGTGCTGCGCGGCCTCATCGCGCAGCAGGCGCTCGGGCTGCCGCGCGGCTGA
- a CDS encoding NRDE family protein, protein MCTIVLRLDPEAAEPVRLAANRDEFRDRAADDPMPVAPGIFAGRDRRAGGTWLAVGNGRLAALTNVAEAPRDAGARSRGELPLLALAGRLPDRLDAWNAFNLLIVDEDGARVVTHLGGGRVLGPVLLGPGAHAIVNEPFGHEATPRGARVRLLLDDDAPADFPLLCDHGTAGGTNGLCHHGRAYGTVSSTVLALGRERDVLRYWHRPGQPCTTPTVDLTAAARAATPR, encoded by the coding sequence ATGTGTACGATCGTCCTGCGGCTCGATCCCGAGGCCGCCGAGCCCGTGCGCCTCGCCGCCAACCGCGACGAGTTCCGCGACCGCGCCGCCGACGATCCCATGCCCGTCGCCCCGGGCATCTTCGCCGGTCGCGACCGGCGCGCGGGCGGCACCTGGCTCGCGGTCGGGAACGGGCGGCTCGCTGCGCTGACCAACGTCGCCGAGGCGCCGCGCGACGCGGGCGCACGGAGCCGCGGCGAGCTGCCGCTGCTCGCGCTCGCCGGCCGGCTGCCCGATCGACTCGACGCGTGGAACGCCTTCAACCTGCTGATCGTCGACGAAGACGGCGCCCGCGTCGTCACCCACCTCGGCGGCGGCCGCGTGCTCGGCCCCGTGCTGCTCGGCCCGGGCGCGCACGCGATCGTCAACGAGCCGTTCGGCCACGAGGCGACGCCGCGCGGCGCCCGCGTGCGCCTGCTGCTCGACGACGACGCCCCGGCCGACTTCCCGCTCTTGTGCGACCACGGCACCGCGGGCGGGACGAACGGGCTCTGCCACCACGGCCGTGCCTACGGCACCGTCTCGTCGACGGTGCTGGCGCTCGGGCGCGAGCGCGACGTGCTGCGCTACTGGCACCGCCCCGGCCAGCCCTGCACGACGCCGACGGTCGACCTCACGGCCGCCGCGCGCGCCGCCACGCCGCGCTGA
- a CDS encoding LLM class flavin-dependent oxidoreductase, with protein sequence MKVRIGLGVAQTPFEDARGFWRFVERCEAGGIDSLWQTDRLVSSQPQLEPMSVMAALAGGTDRLKFGMNVVVVTFRDPLVLAKECATIDWLSRGRLLPAFGVGPAIAPEWAATGRDPKGSGAMVDEALGIMAHLWAGERVTAHGAHYRYTDVRIAPLPIQQPLPLWIGGRSRNAIRRTARLGTGWLGGVESPEQAGPVVAAIREASAAAGRPIDDDHYGAAFGFRFGATDEPLVQRTGQVLAALAQTSDASRHVAVGGAAEILARIDEFVRVGVSKFVLRPIALGEADVLDQTERLIAEVLPRVHGAVRAA encoded by the coding sequence ATGAAGGTCCGCATCGGGCTCGGCGTCGCGCAGACGCCCTTCGAGGACGCGCGCGGCTTCTGGCGCTTCGTGGAGCGCTGCGAGGCGGGCGGCATCGACTCGCTCTGGCAGACCGACCGGCTGGTGTCGTCGCAGCCCCAGCTCGAGCCGATGAGCGTCATGGCCGCGCTCGCCGGCGGCACCGACCGCCTCAAGTTCGGCATGAACGTCGTGGTCGTCACCTTCCGCGATCCGCTGGTGCTGGCGAAGGAGTGCGCGACCATCGACTGGCTCTCGCGCGGGCGGCTGCTGCCCGCCTTCGGCGTCGGTCCCGCGATCGCGCCCGAGTGGGCGGCGACGGGGCGCGATCCCAAGGGCAGCGGCGCGATGGTCGACGAGGCGCTCGGCATCATGGCGCATCTCTGGGCCGGCGAGCGCGTCACCGCCCATGGCGCACACTACCGCTACACCGACGTGCGCATCGCCCCGCTGCCGATCCAGCAGCCGCTGCCGCTGTGGATCGGCGGCCGCAGCCGGAACGCCATCCGGCGCACCGCGCGCCTCGGCACCGGCTGGCTCGGCGGCGTCGAGTCGCCCGAGCAGGCCGGCCCGGTCGTGGCCGCCATCCGCGAGGCGTCGGCCGCCGCGGGACGGCCCATCGACGACGACCACTACGGGGCCGCGTTCGGCTTCCGCTTCGGCGCGACCGACGAGCCGCTCGTGCAGCGCACCGGCCAGGTGCTCGCCGCGCTGGCGCAGACGAGCGATGCGTCGCGCCACGTCGCGGTCGGCGGTGCGGCCGAGATCCTCGCGCGCATCGACGAGTTCGTGCGGGTCGGGGTCTCGAAATTCGTGCTGCGTCCGATCGCGCTCGGCGAGGCCGACGTCCTCGATCAGACCGAGCGGCTCATCGCCGAGGTGCTGCCGCGCGTGCACGGCGCCGTCCGCGCCGCCTGA
- a CDS encoding methylated-DNA--[protein]-cysteine S-methyltransferase: protein MLQSALVATPLGDVRVVTRDGAVCALAFADAFARPARTLHRRFGDAGGADGAAARAAARRVAAYFAGEPDALAALTLAPGGTPFQQRVWAAVRAIPAGATVTYGELARRAGVPGAVRAVGSANGANPIWLAIPCHRVLGSDGTLTGYGGGLARKRWLLVHEGAYLR from the coding sequence ATGCTCCAGTCGGCGCTGGTCGCCACGCCGCTCGGCGACGTCCGTGTGGTCACCCGCGACGGCGCCGTCTGCGCGCTCGCGTTCGCGGACGCCTTCGCCAGGCCGGCGCGGACCCTGCATCGCCGGTTCGGCGACGCCGGCGGAGCCGACGGGGCGGCGGCCCGCGCCGCCGCCCGGCGGGTCGCGGCCTACTTCGCGGGCGAGCCCGACGCCCTCGCCGCGCTGACGCTGGCGCCGGGCGGGACCCCGTTTCAGCAGCGGGTGTGGGCCGCGGTACGCGCGATCCCGGCCGGCGCGACCGTCACCTACGGCGAGCTGGCCCGGCGCGCCGGCGTTCCGGGGGCGGTGCGCGCGGTCGGCAGCGCGAACGGCGCCAACCCGATCTGGCTCGCCATCCCGTGCCACCGCGTGCTCGGCAGCGACGGGACGCTCACCGGCTACGGCGGGGGCCTCGCGCGCAAACGCTGGCTTCTCGTGCACGAAGGGGCCTACCTGCGCTAA